From a single Glycine soja cultivar W05 chromosome 19, ASM419377v2, whole genome shotgun sequence genomic region:
- the LOC114398453 gene encoding uncharacterized protein LOC114398453, which translates to MTGFPGPRRDHASSSSSSHNSNSSGSNVFNLLARREISPRTRYVAKWHWGEPGEASKSKSIPYSRPKKEVVRDARRGLLSWVEAESLRHLSAKYCPLVPPPRSTIAAAFSPDGKVLASTHGDHTVKIIDCETGSCLKVLVGHRRTPWVVRFHPLHPHILASGSLDQEVRLWDANTSECIISHHFYRPIASIAFHAKGEIIAVASGHKLYIWHHNKKGEASSPIFVLKTKRSLRAVHFHPHAAPYLLTAEVNDLDSSDSSMTEATSLGYLQYPPPAVFVTNIHPTEHINLSSELPYVSLPFYVMPAYNVDESRAELQHASHDVVSGSMQIESSAMVQLQADPSAAEHYETTVSPMDTFSEMPSSSQTGAEYPAHTAFSNGMGIGLSNLTMDGMETDETRPAEGNQHGNLTNTYSLNGMLHGLSRQTANRGVPSEFGQFHQFFPSRDPSGWEIPFLHGWIMGQSQVGVPSMLPHMGASRDNLSQQIGSSSYIMASNHSTSNVDAAMPSSAIPGSISIPGSSMRSGLRNHFSQSRVPVSESGNLAASINTPHDGFDMQTIVSRIQSELATSVAATAAELPCTVKLRVWSHDIKNPCAPLNADRCRLTVPHAVLCSEMGAHFSPCGRFLAACVACMLPHIEADPGLQTPVHQDPGVATSPTRHPISAHQVMYELRIYSLEEATFGSVLASRAIRAAHCLTSIQFSPTSEHILLAYGRRHGSLLKSIVIDGETTLPIYTVLEVYRVSDMELVRVLPSAEDEVNVACFHPFAGGGLVYGTKEGKLRVLQYDGAHAVNGAGPSYFPEETIVGVSQ; encoded by the exons ATGACAGGGTTTCCTGGCCCTCGCCGCGATCacgcttcttcttcctcctcctcgCACAATTCCAACAGCAG TGGTAGCAACGTATTTAATTTGCTTGCAAGGAGGGAGATCTCACCCCGAACAAGATATGTGGCAAAATGGCATTGGGGAGAACCCGGTGAAGCTTCAAAATCAAAGTCTATTCCTTATTCTCGTCCTAAAAAAGAAGTTGTGAGAGATGCAAGACGTGGTCTCCTCTCATG GGTTGAGGCTGAGTCATTGCGGCATTTGTCTGCTAAGTATTGTCCTTTGGTGCCTCCTCCAAGGTCTACTATTGCAGCAGCATTTAGCCCAGATGGGAAAGTTCTTGCCTCCACACA TGGTGACCACACAGTAAAGATAATTGATTGTGAAACTGGAAGTTGCTTAAAGGTGTTAGTTGGTCATAGGAGAACGCCTTGGGTG GTTAGGTTCCATCCATTGCACCCACATATACTTGCTAGTGGGAGCTTGGATCAAGAAGTTCGTTTATGGGATGCTAACACATCAGAGTGCATAATATCTCATCATTTCT ATCGTCCCATTGCATCTATTGCTTTTCATGCCAAAGGTGAAATAATTGCTGTTGCATCTGGCCACAAG TTGTACATATGGCACCACAACAAGAAAggtgaagcatcctctccaataTTTGTGTTGAAGACAAAGCGCTCCCTTCGTGCTGTGCATTTTCACCCTCATGCCGCACCATATCTTTTAACTGCAGAG GTCAATGATCTTGATTCTTCAGATTCCTCAATGACAGAGGCTACATCTCTTGGTTATTTACAATATCCTCCGCCTGCTGTTTTTGTCACAAATATTCATCCTACAGAACATATTAATTTGTCCAGCGAACTACCTTATGTGTCATTACCTTTCTATGTAATGCCTGCATATAATGTTGATGAGTCAAGAGCAGAACTACAGCATGCTAGTCATGATGTTGTCTCAGGTAGCATGCAAATTGAGTCTTCTGCCATGGTACAGTTGCAAGCAGACCCAAGTGCAGCAGAGCATTATGAGACTACAGTGTCTCCCATGGATACATTCTCTGAGATGCCCTCTAGCTCTCAAACTGGTGCAGAATATCCTGCTCATACTGCTTTCTCTAATGGAATGGGAATTGGCCTCAGTAATCTCACAATGGATGGTATGGAGACCGATGAAACCAGACCTGCTGAAGGAAACCAACATGGGAACTTGACTAATACCTATTCTCTTAATGGCATGCTACATGGACTGTCTAGGCAAACTGCAAACCGTGGGGTTCCCTCAGAGTTTGGTCAATTTCATCAGTTTTTTCCTTCAAGAGATCCAAGTGGATGGGAGATTCCTTTTCTCCATGGATGGATAATGGGTCAAAGCCAAGTTGGTGTTCCTTCAATGCTTCCTCACATGGGTGCTAGTCGTGACAATCTATCCCAACAGATTGGTTCTTCTTCTTACATAATGGCATCTAATCATTCCACTTCTAATGTTGATGCAGCGATGCCATCTTCAGCAATACCTGGCAGCATCAGCATACCGGGTTCTTCAATGAGATCAGGTTTACGGAATCACTTTTCACAATCCCGTGTACCTGTATCTGAATCTGGCAATCTTGCTGCTTCTATTAATACCCCACATGATGGATTTGATATGCAAACCATCGTAAGTCGAATTCAGTCAGAACTTGCCACATCAGTGGCTGCAACAGCTGCAGAGTTGCCTTGCACTGTGAAGTTAAGAGTGTGGTCACATGACATAAAAAATCCCTGTGCCCCACTTAATGCTGATAGATGTCGTCTAACCGTACCGCATGCTGTCCTCTGCAG TGAAATGGGTGCTCATTTTTCACCATGCGGTAGATTTTTAGCTGCCTGTGTTGCATGTATGCTTCCCCATATAGAAGCAGATCCAGGATTACAAACTCCAGTACACCAAGATCCTGGTGTTGCAACATCACCAACCCGGCATCCAATTTCAGCACACCAAGTAATGTATGAGCTGCGCATATATTCCCTCGAGGAGGCAAC ATTTGGTTCGGTGCTTGCTTCACGAGCAATTAGAGCAGCTCATTGTCTGACTTCAATTCAG TTCTCACCTACATCTGAGCACATACTACTTGCGTATGGTCGGCGCCATGGTTCTCTTCTTAAAAGTATTGTCATTGATGGAGAAACAACATTACCTATATATACAGTGTTAGAG GTATACAGAGTGTCAGATATGGAACTTGTTAGGGTGCTTCCTAGTGCAGAAGATGAGGTCAATGTGGCATGCTTTCATCCTTTTGCCGGAGGAGGACTAGTTTATGGAACAAAG GAAGGAAAGCTTAGGGTCCTCCAGTATGACGGTGCTCATGCAGTGAATGGCGCTGGACCAAGTTACTTTCCTGAGGAGACCATCGTTGGAGTCAGTCAGTGA